From Montipora foliosa isolate CH-2021 unplaced genomic scaffold, ASM3666993v2 scaffold_386, whole genome shotgun sequence:
CCTGTGATTATTTTCAGTGCATAACATAATCTCTTGAATGTTTGACAGTATGCCTTGTCAGTGAAGTGGTTAAGGTATTCAAGGTGATATCCTGCTAGTGTGGTTACTTTGTTCAAAGGAATTAAGTACTCAGTACATGTAAGTAAAGTTCTAAACTGCTAGTATCATTTTACTCaagtatttatttttcttaggtCAATTAGgttcttttgtgaattttcATGACTACATTTCATATGCTGTGCTTGagcacaattttataattttcagtCATTCATTAAATCCAAATGTATGCACTCTTCTATTTCAATTAAGTTACATATATGCAGGATTCATCTACAGTATGTTGTCACATAATTTATACCGGTAAATTATGAAAGAAATTTTTCTTGTCACctatcaattatttttttggacttattttgaatttttaaggtGGGCATTCATGTCGGGAaagattttattgaattttcaagCATTATGTAACAGTTACTGTACATGACCTAGCAATGTGATTGGTCTGATCTTTCAAGTGGAATTGGATGGCCTTTAGGTGAATTGCTAAGAGTGTTTAGGTACATAATGCctgtttaaggtaattcccttgaaattgttctactatcaaacttttttggaaacttggcataattaacattcatgatatgaacattaaaaaaatgcaataaaaaaatggggtcaccgtgcttgtttacgcgtcagcaagctcttaaaatggggtatttttactgttttcgcgttaaaaattcaaatcaccttcatacagaattaagtcttggttacttcaaagacacaaaatgttattttgaaaataaagcttcttttatttacataagcagtaatgcttcatttacgccgactttgattccctggttgtgggaatagtgcactttttggaacagttccgtggttagcttgaagtcctcgccttgggtaaaatacacccagtacaaaactgttttcaaaaaaaaaattcatgttctactatcaaactttttttcttcttcaaatatgttctttattagactgttcttagcaagtacctgaaaaaaaaatcgggggtcactgcgcttgtttgagagaaaaggagcatttatttcgttatcgggtttagtttgagcgaaatctcttacgttttgtatgcgcacgtgctcatgtcggcgcgctaatgacgcgaaaatcgtgcgcagtagggatgcgcaatgcaatactaaggaattaccttaaatgttCCAAATTGCAATGACCATTGTGAGGCCAATACTTGCATTATTAATTGTTGTCTGGGTGCTCTCAGATTGACACAGACTTTGGCTTAAGTTGGCTACGTGgcatatgatgatgatgatgatgatgatgatgatgatgatgatgatgatgataaataatgatgatgatgatgataataataataagaaaaacattattattattattattaacattattatcactattattattattggtaaacTTTAAAACAGCAGCTGCTGTATCTGTTTTTACTCCAAAAAAGGGTAAGATCATGTTTCACTTGgcactacttaacaattagagcGGTATCTCGCGAGGGCTATGGGTCAAGGAACGACctattgacccatggcccttgaggACGAatggtctaattgttttagtatcacacaactagttggacagaaaggcaataaaaataataaagttagcaaatccAGTTAAAGACacatttatttgggaataaaacgaaagaaagtgtcacACTTTTCTCTAATCTaagactattaataatagtcctctagtagcgtagccaatcaaaatacgGGATTtgcaaaatgcaggatttgcattagtccactagttgggtgatactaaaaatGTTTGACATTACATTACCACTTAAGTGATAGCTGCTTTGCATTGAGGTCAGAAGTGTATAATTTCTAttcatttgaaaattgtgttacttGTTCATTAGAAATCAACAAGGATAAATAACAAGAATGATATTTTTtcatattgctggttttcactcatgtgatcaacagccatgtttttcaacgaaaacaaaaggaagcgtttgcataataatagagttaaattcctggaggatttggttggggcaccaacatggcggtcgtgacgtcatgtgaaaaccgagaatttgCGAACTGTGAATTAAAAGTAGAAAATTAAGATTAATTGTATGAAAGCTACATTGGAGAACAAGACCTTTGAatgatattattaatattattcaaAGGTCCATTACAACTATGAGTTGGACAATCTACATGGCAGCATGTTTGTTTGAATCATATTAAATTGGTCTTTAGGAATAGCAGGTTGCATTACGGACTTGAAAGATACCTATTACATCTCAGTGGTTTCAACTTTCTGAAACCATATGACACTTAATTTAGTGCTCAATGTGGGATTCcactattgttggttttcactcacgtgatcaacagccatgtttttcgacgaaaacaaaagaaaacctttgcataataatagagttaaattcccgcggaggatttggtcggggctccaacatggctgccgtttctttgtttaggggctccaacatgacGTCCatgacatcatgtgaaaaccgagaatacttTAGAATTCTTTATATAGAGCAAGGGAGGAAATTGTGTGTTTAAAGCACTGGGCTTTTAAGAATGACTACATCATATGAATTAAGGGACTGTGTTTATAATAGTGAGGTACATATTCGTCATAGTAAGAATATAGCTTGGTCACTGACGTACAAAAAATCATTATTACTTGACACCAAGTTTTGTTCTGCAGATTTGGTTGCACTAAAACATGACAACATCTCATTATTTCATTTGCTTTCATCAGTTTAAGTCAAGTCAATTTCAGTGTTACCGGTATATACCTTTTGTGATGAATAGAGGAAAAAGCAGAGCAAACTTTCTCTGCCCTAAGGCAAGACACCATGCAGTGCCTAATAAGTTTGTATCATAATGGCATTTGTGATATGGTTAAGTACTCCTCAAAAGTTTTTGAGTTGATCAAATATTGCATTagcaaagtacatgtaaacagCCTTCGAGTGCAATTATAGGCCCATTTCTTGGAAGTTAAGGGAACATTGTTCTTGGTGTGAAGGTCTAACATGTTTAGCAGCTTTAGTATTCTTAGTAGCAATGTTCGGTATAGCTATTGCTAGTGGTTGCTAATGGCTGCTAGTGGCAGATCCAACAGTAGAGTACTGCATCCCTGTATTGTAAGAAATATTTTACTTTATGATGTACTTAATAAGGAATTGATCTTGTTCAAGTTCCAGAAATgccttcagaaaaaaaaacgataTGCAGTAATAGAATTATGCCCCCAGTTTGCATGTAACAAtgttagaaaaattaattgataCATATTAAACTacaaattttttcatgtacttGCATTGCAATCCACCTGTCTTTAACAAGTTGGTTTTTTAAATAGCCGGTCTCTCTAAAACATCCTGGGATGCATTCCCACAGAAAAAAAGCAGTTATCCCATTCACTGTATCATATATAGTTGCGATTCCAATAAAGATGTTTGCTACACACAGCACATCATATTTATGATTCCAATAATGATTTTTGCTGCACACAACACATCACAGTTGTGATTCCATACACATATTACATCATATTTATGATTCCAGTGAGGATGTTTCCAACACACATTTCACCATGGTTATGATTCCAAAAATGGTGTTATTAACACAAACCACATCATGGCTATGATTCCAAACATAATGAAATGTCATGCAACACATCGTTGTGATGATGTGGTTATGATCAGCGTATACAGTTTGTATCATATTATGATTCTATAAATAGTCCAACATACACACACAACATCAGAGTTGTGATTCCACTGATGATTGTATGTGATCAATTTGCATGATGACTATGATTGTGTAATGATTCTTTGTGTCATGTTTACACCATGATGATGATTGATATGGGACGATTGCATCATCATATAAATCATCACCTATGATTCATTAGATTGAATTCCTGtgtgatttaccgcggttttctcgcggttgggaaagtaggaataAGAgttaggctggtagccaggtttttaacctcagaaaaggatctgtttcgtcgtacaaacgtgtgaggacctgtgagccaaagggcctctgctggtatgacttctgggtgaccccttaataacttcttactaaccgagctcgagggccgtactgccagggaaatattggccccaggtcgtggcagtacggaccgagcgcagcgaggtccgtacaaaaacgacccagggccaatattccccagtacggctcgagctagctcgttagtaagtagtttattatatggttttttaattaccttttgctttgtttttgcaagcccgtaatcggcccctGGGctagtcacaattagccaatcagagcgtgcgttatatcggctacaaaccccaacttgaaaaaaattgcctggaacgctgcacgtaccacaagcaacccagtgtaccctcacggagggtctagttaatgTAAGGTTTGATTGTGCTCCAGAATTTTCTTTGATCTGCATATTTCATTGTATGGAATCGTTCGGTTAACTAGACTTTTTAACGAGATCGTAGCAATCAATTTTTTGCTATCTCAATATACCCTAGACTATAAAAACCCTGTGTATTTTTCTATAGCTATAAACAAAGAGGTTTAATTTCCTACCGGCGTTTTTATCCGGGTCTTTATGTCCTCATGCTCTGGTTTGTGCGAAGAAGCGTTGCGTGAAGACACGGCTGAACTTTGAGCTTTGCGAGTGCGTGACAAGATAGTTCACACAACAtcacatcttcatcaacttttttcgatttcgctaggattttctctcttttttcgctcgtatttcgtacttccaaacttttggagttaaaggaatttaataaaacaattattccattcgcgcttgtttgatatgagagtggttatagccaactcggcgctacgcccctcgttggctatttaccatctcatatccaacgcgtgctcatggaataattgttaattacatgagatggtaaatagccaaagaGGTGCGTTCTGCGCAGTTgtctataaccagtctcatatccaaactccaaaagtttggatgtacgaaatacgagcgaaattgaggcgcgtagcgccgagttggctgtaacaagtctcatatccaacaagctcgaatggaataattgttttattaaattcgttaaactccaaaaacttgaaagtacgaaatacgagcgaaaaaagcgagaaattccGAGCGAAATgaagaaaacttgatgaagatgcgatgttgtgagatacctcgtggtcagattGACGTAGGctaatcacaaaaacatttcttgctaTTTTCGCGTACtatacttctaaacgtcggaattgatccaaactttccacaaaaaaaggtttttttcttttttggctttattcaaagagaaatttcgctctCCGGCGAAAAACAATTTAATATTTAGCAACGCTgcacgcaatcatttaccatatacgGTCAAACTAAGAACCAatattgagtgaaccaatcagagcacgcgaaatgcattatccgaggttgagaatgtGCATCCATGCATGTGACTGTTCATCGTGCACTAGTTGATAATTGGTCACAACTTTAAGACATGTCGAGAGCTTTCGCTTTTACTTTCGGTCTATTATTAACAATCTCAACTGTCTCAGGTGAGGCGATGCTTTCTTTATTTGATTTATCCTTGTGCGTTGGGCTAAACTATATAGTTGTCCCTGGCAGCAGCACTTAGCCTCCTTATAAAGTGTAAATTAATGGCCGGGTATCCTATCATTGAGCCGAAGATAATTTCTGAACACCCATTTAATGTTAAGAATGATTGATTTATATCACGCTTTGGAGAAACTACGGAATACAGGGCCCATTTGAAGCACGAAATTACAAGCATGCCACGTGGGGACAATTTATTAGTGATGTAAGTCTTAAGTTCGATTAGGTATGGATAGTCGTTTGCTTAATCTCTCTCATCTTTTCTCGAAATTCGTAGCAAGCCGTAAGGCTACATGATTTAGATTCGTCAGCATATTTGCAGTTGTAAAGATGCATACACGCACATTCCTTTAGATCCGCTCCGATTTCTTCGGCCTTAATATGAGCCGCATCTCGCAAATCTCGTTATCAATTCTTTTATTGCAGACGTATAAAATATCCATGTATGGAAAATTCATTTGATTGTACAATAGTTAGCAAATATTCACCGAAGTGAAGGTGGCTAGTGGAGGATATCCACCTCTAGCgaaccgacactgaggtgaatagttgttttagtatataataaaacagtgagataatacagcacaaaaatatgattttaactcatttattcctgcaaagattacaacattttcgggcgcaaattccacgcgaattgctcggaggtgaatagttagttcttattaaccgagctaggtcggtctgtatgggagaatcttgaccgaggtcgccagtacagaccgaacgcagtgaggtctgtaccagcgaccgagctgatgagctgaacttaattctgtcaaagtttgttcgtcatcctctcttttgtcatcatgctgtttggcactgccataaataaatattggtagaagaaaatactcaatatttttgcatttcagtttgcatcttttcaccgcaaaacattacccgtgtagatgccggtctagctgggaaaatctagaccgcggtcaatatcgattttatccaatcaaattcgtgaattttgtagttcccagtcctcgtgagacggagccatataataatatgtacttattgactgagtgggaagGCCAGACGGGAaaatttggcccgaggtcatcaTGGCGTATGCTCGGTCCGTGCGCCATTTGAcggagggccaaatattttcttgtccggcccgaccttaactcagtcaataagcattttatcatatgggttCTTTTCATTATTCATGATGAGCATTCAGAATACgagtttggacaaaataagtaacacaaatttgcacagaaaattcaatatgtaatatgttgtttgcagtTGCTCTTCTGGCTGtatatattttggatgtttaaaagcgatgAATCCTTTAAAatcgcatcgcacggagcagtacgtgttcctagcagCACTGtgcggctttttccggccctgcttgGGCTTATGTGTACAGCTCTCACGCAGGGATTTTCCTAagagttttacaatgaaagttCACACGGGGCCGTATGGGCCATATGATAATCAGctggataattaacaattattccatatgAGCCCAAATTGGATATGagttgtaaatagccaacgaggtgcaTACCGCgcagttggctataaccagtctcatatccaaactccaaaagtttggaagtaccaAATACAAgggaaaaaagggagaaaatctgagcgaaatcgaaaaaacttgatgaagatgcgatgttgtgtaataccttgttgtcagacagacgcaggctcatcacagaaaacatttcttgccttttcgcgtacttcttcACGtcagaattgatccaaactttccaaaaaaggtgtttttttgctttattcagagagaaatttcgctttccggcttagcacaatcatttgccatataaggtcaaactaaggtatatgagctgataaccgagattgagtaaaccaatcagagcacaagaaatgcattaaccaaggttgaaaatttaataacaaaggatatccggagtttgagtagccaatcagcatgcgtgttcaacactatccactgttttagtatatactaaaaacaGTTTTGATTTCCCGATAGTACGGATAATTCCCGAGACGAAGTAGCGCGGTGTCTGAGACTTGCaaactgcagactaaccctaaatcacaattatacagaaagctaaccgttttaaaatgggttccttgacttaaatactgtttaccAGCACTAtctgtaggcagtctgcagttgtcatacacctgtCCTATCCTGCTCCTATCTGACTTATCATTGATAGGTGTATAATTTGAGGTATTTTGCTGGTTTTATTGGTTGGTACCCGCTAGGCAGTTGACCCCCATGTTGAGAAGGACTGTGCTTAAGCAGTGATTTTCATGATTTCCAAgtttaattataaaataattaggatagtacacacACTCTCAGATGAGGGTATGAAAACACTgctgtgacatcacatgaattttgattggttgtgtgttgtcagacgcaccttttgattggctgctagaaaatatgagcgtgtatcaagaaaatttcaatcaagaagttaaaaaaccagcattttccttcatttgtcaagttatttttgagaaatattttataaaaccaATAGAAGACTTTTTTCCGtttttacatagcctcatctaaacacaagggggagttgggagaattctcgacagttatgcataACTGTCTGGAATTCTCCTAATTCCCCCTCGTGTTTACagtagatgaggctatgtagacatggaaaaagtcctctattgcttaaatattttTCAGACTGTACAGTATATGTTAACTAGGATAATGTAAATTTAGGTAACGTGTATAGGCCACTTTGAGGTTCCATGCGAGACAGGGTCGAGAGTCTTTGAATTGCGTTGTTGGGACTGTTTTGGGGACGAGCTATGGACTGTTTATGCAATCAATTAATCTGCAAATTAAAGCAAATAGACAAGTTTTCGTATATTCTGACTTGTACGATAACAATTAACTTcagtcagaaacccataagggtagAAACGTGTAACgggcgttcacagcttccgaatattcagtgtgaactgattggttgaatgtttcagtgctaagtaccatatttggaaacctctcgctcttgttgttccaaatatggtacataacaaattgaatattcacaagcttgtttcccagcacacaaggggccgttacacgtttcaacccttataggTTTCTGCTTCAGTTTAAATCTTTACAACTTCACATTGTTAGTGAGTATTAACGTCATATATTTACTATGATAGATCTCACTGGCCTTTTGATCAAATCTTTTTGTTTTCCGAACAATTTTACACCTTGGCAAGCGAGCCATCGCTTTAAAATTCAGCCATTGTACAATATTATTCTGGTGGTTTAGGAAGCTCAGCTcctgatgtacatgtaactatCATCGCTTTCTTGCAACTTGAGTTCTTGCTCCTCGCACGCAATGATAAAAATGCGTCGCCCAAAACAGccccacaatgcaatccaataAGGCTCTCGACCATGTCTCGCACGCAACCTCAAAGTGGCCGATACAGATTTGTGGTTTTTGATGACTCAGtcccccttccctccccccccccccccctccagtCTACAGCTTTAAATACACTGAACAAGTAATACTGATTGACTGTGCAATACAAGTTAGTGGaatttacatgtagtttaattttggcagaaattttaaatgtttctGTGATTGACAGCACTTTAATTAACTTAATAACCAATGGGGTGGAGTTCATACATTTTGTGGACTTGGCGCCATGTAGGATTGAGTTTCTTGGCTGTCTCTCTTTCCTATTAAGAGTGACGGAAAtaggattttactctgtctaatgccagacaattttactcatcaatggaggCTGATGCAGAGGTGAAATTAGGGCTGTAACTGTTTTGAATGGAAATGTGGTTTTGCCAGAACACTTACAAGTGCAATAGTAAATTGTGCAGTATTAATTTAACTAAAGATTGAAAACACATACATGAAAAATCTGCACGAGTGCTCTTAGCAGAGCACTTGTGTGTCAGTTGcagaatattaattattttaaggaTTAATATGAGatattaatttcattttccttgTGTTATTATAGTTACTGTTACAaaaagttgtaatttttttttgtcaggttCTTCAGACAACCTGAAAATCAGTAAACATGGACAAAGTTTCCAATATCAATGCCCCATCAATGCTGCGGTGGGAAATAGTACCAACTTTGACGGGTTATGTTTTAGCATTTTGACCCCAAATAAAAGGCAAAAGTTTTATGACCTACTTTGTCTCTGGCCTGGGGATACCAAATCTTCCAGTGACTGCAAAACACCTCTTGATCTGGATGATTGTTGCCAAAATATTAACCAAACACAGTTCCACAAGCATGAGGATGGATCTGGTGAATTCATTTTGGTCACCAAGTATGGACAGATATCAAGTTGTGGcaacattaccaataattattgcaaCTTCACCATATCAACTAGAGCACA
This genomic window contains:
- the LOC137987742 gene encoding uncharacterized protein isoform X2, whose amino-acid sequence is MSRAFAFTFGLLLTISTVSGSSDNLKISKHGQSFQYQCPINAAVGNSTNFDGLCFSILTPNKRQKFYDLLCLWPGDTKSSSDCKTPLDLDDCCQNINQTQFHKHEDGSGEFILVTKYGQISSCGNITNNYCNFTISTRAQGLLSSQVICTITSNQKEISFANNPLFTSTTAHNKTEDVTAAVSASPPPPGTSKDDVTETVSASPPSPSASPLSPGTTTIFMMVVVVLFW
- the LOC137987742 gene encoding uncharacterized protein isoform X1, coding for MSRAFAFTFGLLLTISTVSGSSDNLKISKHGQSFQYQCPINAAVGNSTNFDGLCFSILTPNKRQKFYDLLCLWPGDTKSSSDCKTPLDLDDCCQNINQTQFHKHEDGSGEFILVTKYGQISSCGNITNNYCNFTISTRAQGLLSSQVICTITSNQKAEISFANNPLFTSTTAHNKTEDVTAAVSASPPPPGTSKDDVTETVSASPPSPSASPLSPGTTTIFMMVVVVLFW